One Primulina tabacum isolate GXHZ01 chromosome 10, ASM2559414v2, whole genome shotgun sequence DNA segment encodes these proteins:
- the LOC142505850 gene encoding uncharacterized protein LOC142505850, which produces MWSYVTGVRVKPTDDQTNDYAVLVDNWEADNSKIITWINNSVTHSIGVQLAKYETAKEVWDHLARLYTQSNFAKQYQLESNIRALQQNDMSIQEFYSTMTNLWDQLALTESAELRAFEPYISRREAQRLVQFLMALRNDFEGLRGTILHRSPLPSVDSVVNELLAEEIRLKSKVDKVSVTPTTPSVFAAPQQSPPSNQNRSAPKVSPDECAFYKGKGHWKAQCPKLLSKGKQQQQQRPPQQQRPSQTAPWPYRPPQSNNAVAAPSLDPYMFEQFQQFLTS; this is translated from the coding sequence ATGTGGAGCTATGTTACAGGTGTGCGGGTTAAACCTACAGACGACCAGACAAACGATTATGCGGTCTTGGTTGACAATTGGGAGGCTGATAATTCGAAGATTATTACGTGGATTAACAATTCTGTTACTCACTCCATTGGTGTTCAGTTGGCTAAGTATGAGACGGCTAAAGAGGTATGGGATCATCTGGCTAGATTGTATACGCAATCTAATTTCGCCAAACAATATCAATTGGAGTCAAATATTCGCGCACTTCAGCAGAATGATATGAgtattcaagaattttattctACCATGACTAATCTTTGGGATCAGTTGGCTCTCACTGAGTCTGCAGAGCTGCGAGCATTTGAACCGTATATTTCTCGTAGAGAAGCACAACGTCTGGTACAGTTTTTGATGGCTCTTCGGAATGATTTTGAGGGATTGCGTGGGACAATTCTACATCGTTCTCCTCTTCCATCTGTTGATTCAGTGGTTAATGAACTGTTAGCAGAGGAGATTCGGCTTAAGTCTAAAGTAGATAAGGTGTCTGTCACACCTACGACTCCATCTGTCTTTGCTGCTCCTCAACAGTCTCCGCCTAGCAACCAAAACAGATCAGCTCCTAAGGTCTCTCCGGATGAATGTGCTTTCTACAAGGGGAAAGGTCATTGGAAGGCTCAGTGTCCGAAATTGCTGAGTAAAGGCAAGCAACAACAGCAACAACGACCACCGCAACAACAACGCCCGTCGCAGACTGCTCCATGGCCGTATCGCCCACCTCAGTCTAACAATGCAGTTGCTGCCCCGTCTTTGGATCCATATATGTTTGAGCAGTTTCAGCAGTTCCTTACTTCATAG
- the LOC142506257 gene encoding uncharacterized protein LOC142506257 codes for MAAAEEVRFSLKVITLKESCKVLYAQVDIDFADVLLSFLTLPLGTIVRLLIKHYGSNAPILGSLNSLYAGLQDLDSSHFWTEAGKFMLLNPRNSSGIQCSRLKLQIDDIPPIQCFECCNGTCVSMYNKVKCLCPNSTGTMIRRDLEIEPKMETGFVSAPTASFLLTDDLQILANSPTSLFRILKLNGIEHTNVLEERTLTVGLKEIMELLKGSLVSKTPLTDIILCLSTEAVTSNERKRLSASAIYETDALCRTLNGQNVRPDSKKINIKAFVQKSTNRILLAETRQDLVDFLFSFLAIPLGRVQFLLGGNTCAGSISNLYRSISNLEIGEHMKSREAIVRLLQPQLPLYCMSSYQIFSLDQESSPELYRLCNSNRVKLSVSTPIGICRKLKMIDPKGQDCFVKGPTTFMVTDDLVVSTPSSTSIISILNKIKIPLSDVEERELDIGMEEALSILKASLTSTGALTDGLKPFLTRQPKQKK; via the exons ATGGCTGCAGCCGAGGAAGTTCGGTTCTCTTTGAAAGTCATCACACTCAAAGAAAGCTGCAAAGTTTTATATGCCCAAGTAGATATCGATTTTGCTGACGTTTTATTGAGTTTCCTGACATTACCACTCGGAACAATAGTGCGACTCCTCATCAAGCACTATGGAAGCAACGCACCGATTCTTGGAAGTTTGAACTCCTTGTATGCAGGTTTACAAGATTTGGATAGCAGCCATTTCTGGACCGAGGCGGGTAAATTTATGCTGCTCAATCCAAGAAATTCATCTGGGATTCAATGTAGCAGACTGAAACTCCAGATTGATGATATTCCTCCCATCCAGTGCTTTGAATGCTGTAACGGGACTTGTGTGAGCATGTACAATAAAGTGAAATGTCTGTGTCCAAATTCGACGGGGACTATGATCAGGAGAGATTTAGAAATTGAACCCAAAATGGAGACAGGTTTCGTTAGTGCGCCAACAGCTTCCTTTCTTTTAACTGATGATTTGCAGATTTTGGCTAATTCACCGACATCGCTTTTTCGGATCTTGAAACTAAACGGTATTGAACACACAAATGTACTCGAGGAAAGAACTCTTACTGTTGGGTTGAAAGAG ATAATGGAACTGCTCAAAGGATCATTAGTTTCAAAAACTCCATTAACAGATATAATTCTTTGTCTAAGTACCGAGGCCGTCACTTCTAACGAAAGAAAGAGGTTATCTGCGTCTGCTATCTATGAAACAGACGCTTTATGTCGTACCCTGAATGGTCAAAATGTAAGGCCAGATTCCAAGAAGATTAATATAAAAGCCTTTGTGCAAAAATCAACTAATAGGATTCTCTTAGCTGAAACCCGGCAAGACTTGGTCGATTTTCTTTTCAGTTTTCTTGCCATTCCCTTAGGAAGGGTTCAGTTTCTTTTGGGCGGTAACACTTGTGCTGGGAGCATAAGTAATTTATACAGGAGCATATCTAATTTAGAAATAGGAGAGCATATGAAGTCTAGGGAGGCAATCGTTAGATTGCTCCAACCCCAACTTCCTCTGTACTGTATGTCCTCCTACCAGATTTTCTCACTTGACCAAGAAAGCTCTCCTGAATTATATCGGTTATGTAACAGTAATAGGGTCAAATTATCTGTGTCGACTCCCATAGGTATTTGTCGTAAACTGAAAATGATCGACCCGAAAGGCCAAGACTGCTTTGTTAAAGGACCCACAACGTTTATGGTGACGGATGATTTGGTAGTGTCAACTCCATCTTCAACCTCCATCATTTCCATTCTTAACAAGATCAAAATTCCTCTATCTGATGTCGAGGAACGGGAGCTTGATATTGGTATGGAAGAG GCTTTGAGCATACTGAAGGCCTCTCTTACATCAACTGGTGCCTTAACTGATGGTCTTAAACCATTCTTAACAAGACAGCCAAAGCAAAAGAAATGA